A window from Telopea speciosissima isolate NSW1024214 ecotype Mountain lineage chromosome 8, Tspe_v1, whole genome shotgun sequence encodes these proteins:
- the LOC122671128 gene encoding bidirectional sugar transporter SWEET14-like produces MAVLAIHHPWVFAVGLLGNIISIMVYLAPLPTFYGVYKKKTTEGFKSVINVVSLLGATLWIYYAFLKSDAYPLLFINSIGCLMQTIYITIFLAYAPKTARILTAKLILLLNLGVYSFVLLLTLLLVNGPIRIRIVGWVCVAASVGVFAGPLSVLRIVIRTKSVEFMQFRLSVFLTLGAVIWFSYGLLLKDLYIALPNTLGFIFGVIQMVVYIIYRDNDKVKGDLEEKMPKGDVLNLKQSTMEISDLQQICNVNGNELEEDCKQKVIRRADDHHIRKTMGTSTRIGGVDDVQITVCQV; encoded by the exons atggccGTGTTAGCTATTCATCACCCGTGGGTGTTTGCTGTGGGTCTCTTAG gtAACATCATATCCATCATGGTCTACCTTGCCCCATT GCCGACGTTTTATGGAGTATACAAGAAGAAAACAACAGAAGGATTTAAGTCGGTGATAAACGTTGTATCATTATTGGGTGCAACGCTATGGATTTACTATGCATTCCTCAAGTCCGATGCTTACCCTCTCCTCTTCATCAACTCCATCGGATGCCTCATGCAGACTATCTACATTACCATCTTCCTCGCTTATGCACCTAAGACTGCCAGG ATTCTTACGGCAAAGCTGATTCTCTTGTTAAACCTTGGGGTTTACAGTTTCGTCCTCCTCCTCACTCTCCTGTTAGTAAACGGACCAATCCGCATCCGGATTGTTGGATGGGTTTGTGTTGCAGCTTCTGTTGGCGTCTTCGCAGGGCCTTTGAGCGTTTTG AGGATTGTTATAAGAACCAAGAGTGTGGAGTTCATGCAATTTCGTTTATCAGTATTCCTCACTTTAGGTGCAGTAATCTGGTTCTCTTATGGTTTACTACTGAAGGACTTGTACATTGCG CTACCAAACACATTGGGCTTCATATTTGGGGTCATCCAAATGGTGGTGTACATAATTTACAGAGACAATGACAAAGTAAAAGGAGACCTAGAAGAGAAGATGCCGAAGGGGGATGTACTCAATCTCAAGCAAAGCACAATGGAGATTTCAGATTTGCAACAAATTTGTAATGTAAATGGAAATGAACTGGAAGAAGACTGCAAACAGAAGGTGATTAGACGAGCCGACGACCACCACATTCGAAAAACCATGGGAACCTCAACCCGAATCGGAGGAGTCGACGACGTCCAAATTACTGTGTGTCAAGTTTGA